A region from the Aphis gossypii isolate Hap1 chromosome 1, ASM2018417v2, whole genome shotgun sequence genome encodes:
- the LOC114131765 gene encoding serine/threonine-protein kinase NIM1-like isoform X1 → MPKLCWRKPVRTRDDVTTMTLCESSEEKASPTKLTAYRKAIDNLDNDRKWQTDTAVGKRIGLYKLSGELGKGNFSQVKTGYHELTKERVAIKILDKTKLTAKAKKMLSREISVMESIHHQNVIRLFEVIETYTKYYLIMEHAAAGELFKRLISEGRMHESEAKNIFSQIVLAVKHLHDRNIVHRDIKAENVFLSSRGVAKLGDFGFSITVSNNEKLETFCGSPPYAAPELFLDERYVGRPVDVWSLGVLLFFMTTATMPFLGDNMAGLRRSILAGHVNSPACMSQLLKSLIDSMLNTSPEHRFDIDQVLKSDWLREASAYQIRFNNNSVYGQWCAYPTAAGAELTDTETNARKALEGLGITEAMLDEHSSRGSRSNVVATYRIVVNRLLQQRRLMGQQHHMQHQNSTMQHPQTASGRKPTKTKSRLCAIT, encoded by the exons ATGCCGAAACTTTGCTGGAGAAAACCCGTC AGAACACGCGATGACGTTACAACGATGACCTTGTGCGAGTCTTCCGAGGAGAAGGCGTCTCCAACTAAGTTAACAG ctTACCGAAAGGCGATCGACAATTTAGACAACGACCGGAAATGGCAAACCGATACGGCCGTGGGAAAAAGGATCGGTCTGTACAAGCTGAGTGGAGAGCTGGGCAAAGGCAATTTTTCGCAAGTGAAAACTGGATACCACGAGTTGACCAAAG AACGAGTGgcaatcaaaatattagaCAAGACAAAATTGACGGCGAAAGCGAAGAAAATGCTGTCCCGGGAGATCTCCGTCATGGAATCGATACATCATCAAAATGTTATTCG ACTGTTCGAAGTAATCGAGACGtatacaaaatactatttgATAATGGAGCATGCGGCAGCCGGGGAACTGTTCAAAAGGTTAATATCCGAGGGCAGAATGCACGAGTCGGAagcgaaaaatattttctctcAGATCGTGTTGGCCGTCAAACACCtg CACGACCGCAACATCGTTCACAGAGACATCAAAGCGGAGAACGTGTTTTTGAGTTCCAGAGGCGTCGCCAAATTAGGAGACTTCGGCTTTAGCATCACAGTTTCAA ACAACGAAAAGTTGGAAACGTTCTGCGGGTCACCACCGTATGCCGCTCCCGAACTGTTCCTAGACGAGCGTTACGTCGGCCGTCCTGTCGATGTTTGGTCGCTGGGTGTGCTGTTGTTCTTCATGACCACCGCCACGATGCCTTTCCTAGGGGACAACATGGCTGGACTTAGACGGTCAATACTAGCGGGGCATGTGAACTCACCCGCGTGTATGTCCCAGCTGTTAAAGTCACTCATAG ATTCCATGCTCAACACATCGCCCGAACACCGATTCGACATCGATCAGGTGCTCAAGTCCGACTGGCTACGGGAGGCGTCCGCGTATCAGATACGGTTCAACAACAACTCGGTATACGGTCAGTGGTGCGCTTACCCGACGGCGGCCGGCGCTGAGCTTACCGACACTGAGACCAATGCCAGAAAAGCGCTCGAAGGACTTGGCATAACCGAAGCCATGCTTGACGAACACAGCTCCCGAGGGTCAAGGAGTAACGTGGTGGCGACGTATCGGATAGTGGTCAACAGGCTATTGCAGCAGCGCAGGCTCATGGGGCAGCAGCATCACATGCAACACCAGAACTCGACCATGCAGCATCCGCAGACCGCTTCCGGCCGGAAACCCACCAAGACCAAGTCCCGGTTGTGTGCCATAACGTGA
- the LOC114131765 gene encoding serine/threonine-protein kinase NIM1-like isoform X2 codes for MTLCESSEEKASPTKLTAYRKAIDNLDNDRKWQTDTAVGKRIGLYKLSGELGKGNFSQVKTGYHELTKERVAIKILDKTKLTAKAKKMLSREISVMESIHHQNVIRLFEVIETYTKYYLIMEHAAAGELFKRLISEGRMHESEAKNIFSQIVLAVKHLHDRNIVHRDIKAENVFLSSRGVAKLGDFGFSITVSNNEKLETFCGSPPYAAPELFLDERYVGRPVDVWSLGVLLFFMTTATMPFLGDNMAGLRRSILAGHVNSPACMSQLLKSLIDSMLNTSPEHRFDIDQVLKSDWLREASAYQIRFNNNSVYGQWCAYPTAAGAELTDTETNARKALEGLGITEAMLDEHSSRGSRSNVVATYRIVVNRLLQQRRLMGQQHHMQHQNSTMQHPQTASGRKPTKTKSRLCAIT; via the exons ATGACCTTGTGCGAGTCTTCCGAGGAGAAGGCGTCTCCAACTAAGTTAACAG ctTACCGAAAGGCGATCGACAATTTAGACAACGACCGGAAATGGCAAACCGATACGGCCGTGGGAAAAAGGATCGGTCTGTACAAGCTGAGTGGAGAGCTGGGCAAAGGCAATTTTTCGCAAGTGAAAACTGGATACCACGAGTTGACCAAAG AACGAGTGgcaatcaaaatattagaCAAGACAAAATTGACGGCGAAAGCGAAGAAAATGCTGTCCCGGGAGATCTCCGTCATGGAATCGATACATCATCAAAATGTTATTCG ACTGTTCGAAGTAATCGAGACGtatacaaaatactatttgATAATGGAGCATGCGGCAGCCGGGGAACTGTTCAAAAGGTTAATATCCGAGGGCAGAATGCACGAGTCGGAagcgaaaaatattttctctcAGATCGTGTTGGCCGTCAAACACCtg CACGACCGCAACATCGTTCACAGAGACATCAAAGCGGAGAACGTGTTTTTGAGTTCCAGAGGCGTCGCCAAATTAGGAGACTTCGGCTTTAGCATCACAGTTTCAA ACAACGAAAAGTTGGAAACGTTCTGCGGGTCACCACCGTATGCCGCTCCCGAACTGTTCCTAGACGAGCGTTACGTCGGCCGTCCTGTCGATGTTTGGTCGCTGGGTGTGCTGTTGTTCTTCATGACCACCGCCACGATGCCTTTCCTAGGGGACAACATGGCTGGACTTAGACGGTCAATACTAGCGGGGCATGTGAACTCACCCGCGTGTATGTCCCAGCTGTTAAAGTCACTCATAG ATTCCATGCTCAACACATCGCCCGAACACCGATTCGACATCGATCAGGTGCTCAAGTCCGACTGGCTACGGGAGGCGTCCGCGTATCAGATACGGTTCAACAACAACTCGGTATACGGTCAGTGGTGCGCTTACCCGACGGCGGCCGGCGCTGAGCTTACCGACACTGAGACCAATGCCAGAAAAGCGCTCGAAGGACTTGGCATAACCGAAGCCATGCTTGACGAACACAGCTCCCGAGGGTCAAGGAGTAACGTGGTGGCGACGTATCGGATAGTGGTCAACAGGCTATTGCAGCAGCGCAGGCTCATGGGGCAGCAGCATCACATGCAACACCAGAACTCGACCATGCAGCATCCGCAGACCGCTTCCGGCCGGAAACCCACCAAGACCAAGTCCCGGTTGTGTGCCATAACGTGA